Proteins from a genomic interval of Ficedula albicollis isolate OC2 chromosome 9, FicAlb1.5, whole genome shotgun sequence:
- the CCL20 gene encoding C-C motif chemokine 20 — protein sequence MTGCSSKSMVLLSLLGLLVLLLWGSSEAQSNQDCCLSYTKVRLPRWALKGYTEQLASEVCDIPAIIFHTVSGLKACVNPKEAWVKKHLLFLSHRLRKMSS from the exons atgactggctgcagcagcaagagcatggtcctgctgtccctgctggggctcctggtgctgctcctgtggggctCCTCGGAAG CACAAAGCAACCAGGATTGCTGCCTGTCCTACACCAAAGTGCGTCTGCCTCGCTGGGCCCTGAAGGGTTACACTGAACAGCTCGCCAGTGAGGTCTGCGACATCCCTGCCATCAT tttccaCACTGTCAGTGGGCTGAAGGCTTGTGTAAATCCTAAGGAAGCTTGGGTGAAGAAACATCTCCTTTTCCTGAG CCACAGGCTCAGGAAGATGTCATCCTGA